Proteins from a single region of Carassius carassius chromosome 37, fCarCar2.1, whole genome shotgun sequence:
- the LOC132118578 gene encoding sodium/potassium-transporting ATPase subunit beta-2-like isoform X2 → MAKDDEKKETGEWKEFFWNPRTHELLGRTASSWGLILLFYLIFYTFLAGMFCLTMYVMLLTLDDYKPTWQDRLATPGMMIRPKGDLLEIVYNMKNTESWDTYVQALDNFLAPYNNSQQVMKNDACIPDDYFIQEDSGEVRNNPKRSCQFNRTMLEECSGLSDHTYGYQDGKPCVLIKLNRVIGLRPGEKGKSPYVTCRARKEDSDKIGPITYFPPNGSFNLMYYPYYGKRAQVNYSQPLVAVKFMNITLNTDVNVECTINSNSNSTQFKISERDKFAGRVIFKLRIDTE, encoded by the exons ATGGCCAAAGACGACGAGAAGAAGGAAACCGGGGAATGGAAGGAATTCTTCTGGAACCCGCGGACGCACGAGCTGCTCGGTAGAACGGCAAGCAGCTGGG gtcTGATCCTGTTGTTCTATCTGATCTTCTACACATTTCTGGCTGGCATGTTCTGTCTCACCATGTATGTGATGCTGCTGACGCTAGATGATTATAAGCCCACTTGGCAGGACCGTCTGGCTacaccag GTATGATGATTCGGCCAAAAGGCGATCTACTAGAAATCGTGTATAATATGAAGAACACAGAGAGCTGGGACACATATGTTCAGGCTCTGGATAACTTCCTTGCAC CTTATAACAACTCTCAGCAGGTGATGAAGAACGACGCCTGCATCCCGGATGACTACTTCATCCAGGAGGACAGCGGAGAGGTGCGCAACAACCCCAAACGCTCCTGCCAGTTCAACCGCACCATGCTGGAAGAATGTTCCGGACTCAGCGACCACACGTACGGATACCAGGACGGAAAACCCTGCGTGCTTATCAAACTCAACCGG GTGATTGGGCTGCGGCCAGGTGAGAAAGGAAAGTCTCCGTATGTCACCTGTCGAGCAAGG AAGGAAGATTCAGACAAAATCGGCCCAATCACATACTTCCCTCCAAATGGATCCTTCAACCTCATGTACTATCCATACTACGGCAAGAGAGCACag GTGAATTATTCTCAGCCCCTGGTGGCTGTGAAGTTCATGAACATCACTCTCAACACGGATGTCAACGTGGAGTGTACGATCAACTCCAACTCTAACAGCACTCAGTTCAAGATCAGCGAAAGAGACAAGTTCGCTGGCCGCGTGATCTTCAAGCTGCGCATCGACACAGAGTAG
- the LOC132118578 gene encoding sodium/potassium-transporting ATPase subunit beta-2-like isoform X1, whose product MAKDDEKKETGEWKEFFWNPRTHELLGRTASSWGLILLFYLIFYTFLAGMFCLTMYVMLLTLDDYKPTWQDRLATPGMMIRPKGDLLEIVYNMKNTESWDTYVQALDNFLAPYNNSQQVMKNDACIPDDYFIQEDSGEVRNNPKRSCQFNRTMLEECSGLSDHTYGYQDGKPCVLIKLNRVIGLRPGEKGKSPYVTCRARRFKDGDEWKEDSDKIGPITYFPPNGSFNLMYYPYYGKRAQVNYSQPLVAVKFMNITLNTDVNVECTINSNSNSTQFKISERDKFAGRVIFKLRIDTE is encoded by the exons ATGGCCAAAGACGACGAGAAGAAGGAAACCGGGGAATGGAAGGAATTCTTCTGGAACCCGCGGACGCACGAGCTGCTCGGTAGAACGGCAAGCAGCTGGG gtcTGATCCTGTTGTTCTATCTGATCTTCTACACATTTCTGGCTGGCATGTTCTGTCTCACCATGTATGTGATGCTGCTGACGCTAGATGATTATAAGCCCACTTGGCAGGACCGTCTGGCTacaccag GTATGATGATTCGGCCAAAAGGCGATCTACTAGAAATCGTGTATAATATGAAGAACACAGAGAGCTGGGACACATATGTTCAGGCTCTGGATAACTTCCTTGCAC CTTATAACAACTCTCAGCAGGTGATGAAGAACGACGCCTGCATCCCGGATGACTACTTCATCCAGGAGGACAGCGGAGAGGTGCGCAACAACCCCAAACGCTCCTGCCAGTTCAACCGCACCATGCTGGAAGAATGTTCCGGACTCAGCGACCACACGTACGGATACCAGGACGGAAAACCCTGCGTGCTTATCAAACTCAACCGG GTGATTGGGCTGCGGCCAGGTGAGAAAGGAAAGTCTCCGTATGTCACCTGTCGAGCAAGG AGGTTTAAAGATGGAGATGAGTGG AAGGAAGATTCAGACAAAATCGGCCCAATCACATACTTCCCTCCAAATGGATCCTTCAACCTCATGTACTATCCATACTACGGCAAGAGAGCACag GTGAATTATTCTCAGCCCCTGGTGGCTGTGAAGTTCATGAACATCACTCTCAACACGGATGTCAACGTGGAGTGTACGATCAACTCCAACTCTAACAGCACTCAGTTCAAGATCAGCGAAAGAGACAAGTTCGCTGGCCGCGTGATCTTCAAGCTGCGCATCGACACAGAGTAG